One stretch of Corynebacterium callunae DSM 20147 DNA includes these proteins:
- a CDS encoding cation diffusion facilitator family transporter, producing the protein MSTQQHTHDYSHDHHNEHDHSHNHNELGHSHAPNSLKALLGVLVLTTVIFVAELSAGLISGSLALLADAMHMLSDSTGLIIAAVAMLIGRKAPTDRATYGFKRVEVLAAMTNAVVVAALSVWIVVEALMRLGGDVEIHTNLMLIVAVIGFLTNAISALILMRHQDGNINMRGAFLHVLSDMLGSVAVIIAGLVIRYTGWMPADTIASIVIAAIIIPRAFGLLKEAINILLERVPTNADPEKATAALKDVEGVADVHDLHIWTIDGKEVLATCHLVVESTEKNVYGCGVLDRAEAELSKLGINHSTIQLESAEHSDHESVC; encoded by the coding sequence ATGAGCACGCAGCAGCACACCCACGATTACTCGCACGACCACCACAACGAACACGATCACAGCCACAACCACAATGAATTAGGCCATAGCCACGCGCCTAATTCTTTAAAAGCTTTGCTTGGGGTCCTAGTTCTTACCACCGTAATTTTTGTGGCAGAGCTCAGCGCTGGCTTGATCTCTGGTTCTCTCGCATTGCTGGCAGATGCCATGCATATGCTTTCTGATTCCACTGGCCTTATTATTGCTGCCGTAGCCATGCTCATTGGCCGTAAAGCTCCCACTGATCGCGCCACCTATGGTTTTAAAAGGGTAGAAGTGCTCGCTGCCATGACTAATGCTGTGGTGGTCGCAGCGCTATCGGTGTGGATCGTAGTTGAGGCGCTGATGCGTTTGGGTGGCGATGTTGAAATTCACACCAACCTTATGCTCATTGTGGCGGTTATCGGCTTTCTGACCAACGCCATTTCTGCGCTGATTTTGATGCGTCACCAAGACGGCAATATTAATATGCGTGGCGCTTTCCTCCATGTGCTTAGTGACATGTTGGGTTCGGTGGCAGTAATAATTGCTGGCCTAGTTATCCGCTACACCGGCTGGATGCCTGCCGATACGATCGCCTCAATTGTTATCGCAGCAATTATCATTCCGCGTGCCTTCGGATTGCTTAAAGAGGCTATTAATATTCTTCTAGAGCGTGTGCCCACCAATGCCGATCCAGAAAAAGCTACTGCAGCGCTAAAAGATGTTGAAGGTGTTGCAGATGTCCATGATCTTCATATTTGGACCATTGATGGCAAAGAAGTGCTCGCTACCTGCCATTTAGTGGTGGAATCCACTGAGAAAAACGTTTATGGCTGCGGTGTGTTGGATCGGGCAGAAGCGGAATTATCCAAACTTGGGATCAACCATTCCACAATTCAGCTCGAGAGTGCCGAACATAGCGATCACGAGAGTGTGTGCTGA